One genomic segment of Mytilus trossulus isolate FHL-02 chromosome 4, PNRI_Mtr1.1.1.hap1, whole genome shotgun sequence includes these proteins:
- the LOC134714664 gene encoding glycine N-acyltransferase-like, which yields MIYQILNENEVVELEKELKKTLPGTAKIYYVIRSFVNGNLQGYEVLVDNWPSWSCIILRPHSEKQVPRYFSHTYMCHSKSVTALKYFIQRPGVINWEEPVTFTGVPNDIIPVITELSRKHGATVSSKESRFMYCWTKPEPPPLPQIPDDICLGTLEQKHVETMKEDWESTRYREGLEGYFSGVVQNFDSSCVTDKEGNLLAYICMQYNGAMAMLYIRPEYRQCGYFNILLSDLTRKRLAKTEVAYAFIPVQDTQLIKLAREFGFEWVPEGNMTWIRYNPPAQPNRLSNVTKSVEAKSSNLEDCLNHFKINAIPLTTL from the exons atgatttatcaaatattaaatgaaaatgaagttgTGGAATTAGAAAAAGaactgaagaaaacattacCAGGTACAGCAAAG atttattaCGTTATAAGAAGTTTTGTCAATGGTAATTTGCAAGGTTATGAAGTACTGGTAGACAACTGGCCATCGTGGTCATGTATTATACTTCGGCCACATTCAGAAAAACAG GTACCTAGATATTTTAGTCATACTTATATGTGTCATTCGAAAAGTGTAACAGCGTTGAAATACTTCATTCAGAGACCAGGAGTTATAAACTGGGAGGAACCCGTTACTTTTACAG GTGTACCAAATGATATTATACCTGTTATCACAGAACTGAGTCGAAAACATGGCGCCACTGTATCATCTAAGGAATCCAGATTTATGTATTGTTGGACCAAACCAGAACCCCCTCCTCTACCTCA aatacCAGATGATATATGTCTAGGAACATTAGAACAAAAACACGTAGAAACAATGAAGGAGGACTGGGAATCTACACGATACAGGGAAGGTTTAGAGGGATATTTCTCTGGTGTTGTACAAAACTTTGACAGTAGTTGTGTAACTGATAAAGAAGGGAATCTCTTAGCCTATATATGTATGCAATATAATGGCGCCATGGCTATGTTGTATATAAGACCAGAATACAGACAGTGTGGATATTTTAATATACTTCTTAGTGACCTTACTCGCAAACGCCTCGCAAAAACAGAAGTGGCGTATGCATTCATTCCTGTTCAAGATACGCAACTCATAAAACTAGCTCGGGAATTTGGATTTGAATGGGTGCCAGAAGGAAATATGACTTGGATTAGATACAATCCTCCAGCTCAACCAAACCGTCTTTCAAATGTTACCAAATCCGTAGAAGCCAAATCTAGCAACTTGGAGGATTGTTtgaatcattttaaaatcaacGCCATTCCTCTAACTACTTTGTGA
- the LOC134713725 gene encoding serine protease inhibitor Cvsi-2-like yields the protein MRTAIVFVVCLIAYVTAETCSGNNNLDTQCSHLTCDQGWHLACNSGQCTCVQNTANACTTKAECDAVSNWDCPMNRRHCIDGTCRCTRF from the exons ATGAGAACCGCCATTGTTTTCGTTGTTTGCTTAATTG CATATGTTACCGCAGAGACATGTTCAGGCAACAATAACTTGGACACACAGTGCTCCCATCTCACTTGTGATCAGGGATGGCATTTGGCCTGTAATAGTGGACAATGTACTTGTGTTCAAAACACCGCAAACG cTTGTACTACTAAAGCAGAGTGTGATGCAGTTTCTAACTGGGATTGTCCAATGAACCGTCGCCATTGCATTGATGGTACATGCAGGTGCACCAGATTCTAG